A section of the Pediococcus inopinatus genome encodes:
- the treR gene encoding trehalose operon repressor, translating into MQNKFNAIYHDLADKIIHHIYPVASYLPSETQLSELYGTSRETIRKALSELLTNGFIQKIRGKGSVVLNLQRFNFPVSGITSFKELNKSQHMNSSTEVLCIEDQHVPLENFDYQSATPLKATYVERLRKIDNEPIVLDRDYILKNIVPEISQTVAADSLYDYFENQLGLVISYATKTITVEHPTKEEAKLLELNEQQDIVVVRSQTYLEDTTLFQFTESIHRPDKFSFVDFARRQKIN; encoded by the coding sequence ATGCAAAATAAATTTAACGCCATTTATCATGATTTAGCAGACAAAATCATTCATCATATCTATCCGGTTGCTAGTTATCTTCCTAGTGAAACTCAGTTATCTGAACTATATGGAACATCTCGTGAAACAATCCGAAAAGCATTATCAGAGTTGCTTACAAACGGTTTTATCCAGAAAATTCGGGGGAAAGGTTCAGTTGTTTTGAACCTGCAGCGCTTTAATTTTCCAGTTTCTGGCATTACTTCTTTTAAAGAACTAAACAAGTCTCAACACATGAATTCCAGTACCGAAGTTCTATGCATTGAAGATCAGCATGTGCCACTCGAAAACTTTGATTATCAATCAGCTACCCCACTAAAGGCAACCTATGTGGAACGGCTTCGAAAAATTGACAACGAACCCATTGTTTTAGATCGCGATTATATTTTAAAAAATATTGTCCCTGAGATTTCTCAAACGGTAGCAGCCGATTCTTTATATGACTATTTTGAAAACCAGCTTGGTTTAGTCATTAGCTACGCAACCAAGACCATCACAGTTGAGCATCCTACTAAAGAAGAAGCTAAATTGCTTGAGCTAAACGAACAACAAGATATAGTTGTTGTCCGCAGTCAAACCTATTTAGAAGACACAACTCTCTTCCAATTTACAGAATCCATCCACCGGCCCGACAAATTTAGCTTTGTTGATTTTGCCCGCCGTCAAAAAATTAACTAA